Proteins co-encoded in one Grus americana isolate bGruAme1 chromosome 12, bGruAme1.mat, whole genome shotgun sequence genomic window:
- the LOC129211863 gene encoding phosphatidylinositol-binding clathrin assembly protein-like isoform X3, producing MNVNIPQLADTLFERTANSSWVVVFKALITTHHLMMYGNERFIQYLASRNTLFNLNNYLDKSAMQGYDMSTFIRRYSRYLNEKALSYRLVAVDFTKMKRGIDGVMRTMNAEKLLKTLPIIQNQLDALLDFDANPNELTNGVINAAFMLLFKDSIRLFAAYNEGIINLLERYFDMKKNQCKEGLDIYKKFLARMTKLSEFLKVAEQVGIDQGDIPDLTQAPSSLLEALEQHLASVEGKKTKEVSAASRASALSSAVSTLANTGMSFSRMDEKEKQQALEEEQARLQALKEQRLREISVVSNSTSTSASPSTLSGKSVNTTVAVDLFAVPAPTTNSMPNLSSDLFDLQPAFVPTVQSTPAISTSASSAWGGPFSSSNGCVGSPPHLDIFDMKPVEEAVKSTTPFINSTFSSKQTVELFSDDFSGHKPTYASVYHPLTVDGFPLHSAPPSTTSSTINVDFDAVFGGKSTAPEYRTTSDDVLQPTVPPQSQRATLANQQSGKILANDLDSSLANLVGNLGFGGTPSKKSDMQWTQPTEKKLTGGTNWQAKTSTSTTWNPTPLPAIPHMVPAPITYPVTTPQVPVFGMVPPQIGAAPLMAPQSMMYTQPGLRPTNPFAPVSETQIQFM from the exons AATAACTACCTGGACAAAAGTGCCATGCAGG GCTACGATATGTCTACCTTCATTAGGCGATATAGCAGATACTTGAATGAAAAAGCACTTTCATATAGACTTGTAGCAGTTGACTTCACCAAAATGAAGAGAGG GATAGATGGAGTGATGAGAACCATGAATGCTGAAAAGCTTCTGAAAACCCTTCCAATCATACAGAATCAGCTTGATGCACTCCTTGATTTTGAT GCAAATCCAAATGAACTAACAAATGGTGTTATAAATGCTGCCTTTATGCTTCTCTTTAAAGATTCCATTAGACTTTTTGCGGCATACAATGAAGGGATTATTAATCTTTTAG AAAGATATTTTGATATGAAGAAGAACCAGTGCAAAGAAGGCTTGGATATTTACAAAAAATTTCTAGCCAGAATGACCAAATTGTCAGAATTCCTCAAAGTAGCAGAG CAAGTTGGAATTGATCAGGGTGACATTCCAGATCTTACTCAG GCACCTAGCAGTTTGcttgaagcactggaacagcaTTTGGCTTctgtggaggggaagaaaacaaaagaagtctctgctgccagcag AGCTAGTGCCCTATCCAGTGCTGTTTCCACACTTGCCAATACAGGAATGTCATTTAGCAGGAtggatgagaaagaaaagcagcaggcacTGGAGGAGGAACAAGCTAGACTGCAGGCACTTAAG GAGCAGCGATTACGAGAAATTTCTGTAGTATCAAATTCCACTTCCACGTCAGCATCCCCAAGCACCTTATCAGGAAAAAGTGTGAATACCACTGTAGCTGTTGATCTTTTTGCAGTACCAGCACCCACAACAAATAG CATGCCCAACCTTTCTAGCGATCTTTTTGATCTTCAGCCTGCATTTGTTCCAACTGTGCAGAGTACTCCAGCTATATCAACATCAGCAAGCAGTGCTTGGGGAG GTCCTTTCTCGTCCTCAAATGGTTGTGTTGGTTCTCCACCTCATCTGGACATCTTTGACATGAAGCCAGTTGAAGAAGCTGTAAAATCTACCACCCCTTTCATCAATTCtactttttcctccaaacaaACGGTGGAACTGTTTAGTg ATGACTTTAGTGGTCATAAACCTACATATGCTTCTGTGTATCATCCTCTGACTGTTGATg gttttCCTCTTCATTCAGCTCCTCCAAGTACCACATCTTCAACAATTAATGTGGACTTCGATGCTGTTTTTGGAGGAAAATCTACAGCACCAGAGTACAGGACTACAAGTG ATGATGTATTGCAACCCACAGTACCACCACAAAGTCAAAGAGCCACTTTAGCCAACCAGCAAAGCGGAAAAATTTTGGCAAATGACCTTGATTCTTCACTTGCTAATCTAGTGGGAA ATCTCGGCTTTGGAGGAACTCCATCCAAAAA GTCAGATATGCAGTGGACCCAGCCTACAGAGAAAAAACTTACTGGTGGAACAAACTGGCAAGCGAAAACAAGCACATCGACCACATGGAACCCTACTCCCTTACCCGCTATTCCACATATG GTACCTGCTCCTATCACATACCCAGTGACCACACCTCAAGTGCCTGTATTTGGAATG GTACCTCCTCAGATTGGAGCTGCTCCTTTGATGGCACCCCAGTCAATGATGTATACGCAGCCTGGTCTAAGGCCGACAAATCCTTTTGCACCTGTTTCTGAAACTCAG ATACAGTTTATGTAG